A region of Clostridium acetobutylicum ATCC 824 DNA encodes the following proteins:
- a CDS encoding D-2-hydroxyacid dehydrogenase, whose translation MKIVVLDGYTLNPGDMSWEAFKEIGDLTVYDRTDYTGKEEEKTIERARDAEAILTNKTIITSKVIEKLPKLKYIGVLATGYNVVDLEFAKKKGIVVTNIPQYSTSSVVQMSMALILEICGHVGQHNASVKKGDWQNCADFSYLKYPIIELSGKTIGLVGYGSIGKAMQKAAEALGMKVFVYTPHPDKKYENESMKFVSLDTLFKEADVISLHCPLKDDNKEMINKASIKKMKNGVIIINTARGGLINERDLYEALKENKVYAAALDVVSFEPIKEDNPLLKAENCIITPHIAWATSEARQRLMNIAVNNLKQFVDGCPINVVNK comes from the coding sequence TTGAAGATAGTAGTTTTAGATGGATATACTTTAAACCCTGGAGATATGTCCTGGGAAGCTTTTAAAGAAATTGGAGATTTAACTGTATATGATAGAACAGATTATACAGGAAAAGAAGAAGAAAAGACAATTGAAAGGGCTAGAGATGCTGAAGCTATTTTGACTAATAAAACTATAATAACAAGTAAGGTAATTGAAAAACTTCCCAAACTCAAATATATAGGTGTTCTTGCAACAGGGTACAATGTAGTTGACTTAGAGTTTGCAAAGAAAAAAGGAATAGTGGTAACCAATATTCCACAATATAGCACTTCATCGGTAGTCCAAATGTCCATGGCACTTATACTTGAAATATGCGGACATGTTGGGCAACATAATGCATCAGTAAAGAAGGGAGATTGGCAGAATTGTGCTGATTTTTCTTATTTAAAATATCCTATAATTGAGCTTTCAGGTAAAACAATAGGTCTTGTTGGATATGGAAGCATAGGAAAAGCTATGCAGAAAGCGGCAGAAGCTCTAGGAATGAAGGTTTTTGTGTATACTCCACATCCAGACAAGAAATATGAAAATGAAAGTATGAAGTTTGTAAGCTTAGATACTCTTTTTAAAGAGGCAGATGTGATCTCTCTTCACTGTCCGCTAAAAGATGATAACAAAGAAATGATAAATAAAGCTAGTATCAAAAAAATGAAGAATGGAGTAATTATAATAAATACAGCAAGAGGTGGACTTATAAATGAAAGAGATTTATATGAAGCTTTAAAGGAGAATAAGGTTTACGCAGCAGCGCTTGATGTTGTATCCTTTGAGCCTATAAAAGAAGATAATCCACTTTTAAAAGCGGAGAACTGCATAATAACACCACATATTGCATGGGCGACTAGTGAAGCAAGACAAAGACTTATGAACATAGCTGTGAATAATTTAAAGCAGTTTGTTGATGGATGTCCAATTAATGTTGTGAATAAATAA
- a CDS encoding FG-GAP-like repeat-containing protein — MKKIFTNVLLVGFLVFISAILYGHSVQASDSFTYASANGWWSTPSGYDVNNVGSRMVSGDFNGDGKADVATFYDYGNGASRIHVFTSTGSSFDYSSNGWWSTPSGYTASRIAAVVAGDFNGDGKDDIAAIYDYGGGQTRIHVFISTGKSFSYTDSNGWWSTPSGYTASRITGAVAGDFNGDGKDDIATMYDYGNSETRIHVFTSTGSSFNYSGPSGWWSSTGYDSNRVKGRIVAGDFNGDGKTDIAAMYDYGNTASRIHVFTSTGSSFNYSGPNGWWSTPSGYDANKVTGRLVAGDFNGDKKADIAAMYDYGNTASRIHVFTSTGSSFSYTNSNGWWGVSSGYDANRVTGRVVAGDFNGDGSADIAAFYDYGNTASRIHVFTSNAVPTPNKGAQLVAYARTFIGVPYVWGGTDPSGFDCSGLVMYCYAHFGVNLPHYTGDQVKYGTVVTNLQPGDLLFFGSTSDPYHVAIYSGNGYMIEAPKTGETVHETPIRSYSIAKRIFN, encoded by the coding sequence ATGAAAAAAATTTTTACTAATGTATTATTAGTAGGCTTTTTAGTCTTTATTAGTGCAATTTTATATGGACACAGTGTACAAGCTAGTGATTCTTTTACTTACGCTAGTGCAAACGGTTGGTGGAGTACTCCTAGCGGTTATGATGTCAATAATGTTGGTAGTAGAATGGTAAGTGGAGACTTTAACGGAGATGGCAAGGCCGATGTTGCAACCTTCTATGATTATGGTAATGGTGCTTCTAGAATTCATGTATTTACTTCTACTGGAAGTTCATTTGATTATTCTTCAAACGGTTGGTGGAGTACTCCTAGTGGCTACACTGCAAGTAGAATTGCAGCTGTTGTAGCTGGTGATTTTAACGGTGATGGTAAAGATGATATTGCTGCCATATACGATTATGGTGGTGGTCAAACAAGAATTCATGTATTTATTTCTACCGGAAAATCCTTTAGTTATACCGATTCTAATGGATGGTGGAGCACTCCTAGTGGCTACACTGCAAGTAGAATTACAGGTGCTGTAGCTGGCGATTTTAATGGTGATGGTAAAGATGATATTGCTACTATGTACGATTATGGCAACAGCGAAACAAGAATTCATGTATTTACTTCTACTGGAAGTTCCTTTAATTACAGTGGTCCAAGCGGTTGGTGGAGTTCCACTGGTTATGATTCCAACAGAGTTAAAGGAAGAATTGTAGCTGGTGATTTTAATGGTGATGGTAAAACTGATATTGCTGCTATGTATGATTATGGTAATACAGCTTCTAGGATTCATGTATTCACTTCCACTGGAAGTTCCTTTAACTACAGTGGTCCAAACGGTTGGTGGAGTACTCCTAGCGGTTATGATGCTAATAAGGTTACAGGTAGACTTGTAGCTGGCGATTTCAATGGCGACAAAAAAGCTGATATTGCTGCTATGTACGATTATGGTAATACAGCTTCTAGAATTCATGTATTCACTTCTACTGGGAGCTCTTTTAGCTATACAAATTCTAATGGTTGGTGGGGAGTTTCTAGCGGATACGACGCTAATAGAGTCACAGGTAGAGTTGTAGCTGGTGACTTTAATGGTGATGGTAGCGCTGATATTGCTGCCTTTTACGATTATGGCAACACAGCTTCTAGAATTCATGTATTTACTTCAAACGCTGTTCCTACTCCTAATAAAGGAGCTCAGTTAGTAGCTTATGCAAGAACCTTTATAGGTGTACCTTATGTATGGGGTGGTACAGATCCTAGTGGATTCGATTGTTCAGGCTTAGTTATGTATTGTTATGCACACTTTGGAGTAAATCTCCCACATTATACAGGAGATCAAGTTAAATATGGAACTGTTGTTACAAACCTTCAACCAGGAGATTTATTATTCTTCGGTTCTACATCTGATCCTTATCATGTAGCTATTTATTCAGGTAATGGTTATATGATAGAGGCTCCAAAAACTGGTGAAACTGTTCACGAAACACCTATTAGATCATACTCTATAGCAAAGAGAATATTTAATTAA